CAGGATTATAATGTCCAAATGTCACACTGTACGGTGCCGAGCTGGCGCTGGCGCTGCACAGCTTCCCGTCCCGCACCAGCACCGGCACAGCCACTCTTCTCGGCGCAGGTGAATAACCCACCAGCTCCAGAGACTTGTCCTGCCTTTGACGCTTACATTTGTACCTCCTGTTCTGAAACCAGATTTTGACCTGGGTGGAGGTGAGTTTGAGGATGTGGGCTAGGTGCTCTCTCTCCGGGGCGGACAAGTAGCGCTGCTGTCTGAAGCGCCTCTCCAGCTCGGACACCTGGGACTGGGAGAAGAGGACGCGAGGCTTCCTTCGCAGCCTGGTTCTGCTTTTGGCATTTTTGTCGCAGTCAGATGAGCTGTGTAGACCGCTCATCTCTGCACATCAGGAAAAAGAGCGGTtggttattttaaaatcaatttggtGCCAAGATTGTTAAACACATTAAGTAACtaacaatatatatttatatttatattttattttatctaaagTAGAATTAGAATCTAGTGAAGGATTCCTACAACAAAATCACATGTGAAAAATTtgactttcttctttttgtatttacttCATGCAACTTTACATTTCCACCGCAATTTGCCGCAAgtcttttttagaaatgttgtaaacattaattttattatttaaaaaaaatcctttataGTCCcgaaatcttttaaaaaatacgaaacgaaaagaaaaaaagcacaaaaaattgTAATGACTTTAAATTCtagttcaatattttaaaaacgaCAAAAAAACTTACTAAATTCAAAATTGATTTTCGTGGATGATTATTTTTGCAGAtttgtaataattaattttacattttactcaattaattcaaatcaaatcttttaggtaaatattcagttaaaactgcagtaaaacaacgcatataaaaagataaaacccatatttataataaaatcctATTAGTCAAAAGTCAGGGCTCCATCATTTCTTTACACTGTAGGTGATTATTTTTAGATGACTGATGACAAAATTGGGTAAATTCGTGGAATTCCCATTACATTGTGGgttattgaaataaaattattattaaaatgcctatttgtttttataaaggaAGGTGCAAATGTGGTCGTAGGCCATATTTCAGCACTGCTACAACTCATCCAAGGCCCCAGTCTGTCAGGCGGCCTAATTCCGCGTTAACAACCATCAGCTGTGAGGATATAAATTGACCGCTATCATCTCACCCTGCTCATGTATTTCCTCCTCTGCTGTTGAGTTGTTGGCCTCCACCTTGTCCTGCACCCCTGAGACGCACGGCCCTGTCTGGCAATCATAAAAGTCCCTGCTCCAGGACGCAGCTTGCATGAGCTGATGGTGCATCGGAACAACTTGATCAGACGTCAGAAATTCATTTTCAAAGTCATGATGGTGCTCCAGCTTCAAAATATCCCTGACCGAAAAAGGCGTCGATGTCGTTGAACTGGGATGCATTTCCACCTCGTAGGCTGGTTgcaaatgattttatttaatgctttgTACGCGCTGTGCTTGAGCTGCCGCTGATACTTCCAGACGCGTCCCTTAACTGACTGATGTGTGAGGGCCTGGGAAGATTTAAATCATTCAAGGGTCCAGCTAAAAGAGCAAGGGTAGCGATATATCTGTCAACCCTCTCAAAAACCTTGGGCGACACCCAGTTTGCGCGcacagttttttcttcttctcaccTTACAGGAACACCTTTCATCATATCCGTGAAAGGAGGCGTAATCAATAAGATTTATTGGGAGAAAACTTTAGCTGACGGTTAAATTAAGCACGGGCTGCCAATAAAGCTggagcttttaaaaaattacgAAATTGTTTATGCTTTCATATTGTTTCAATAATTTTGGAATGAATTATCAGTTTTCAATAGTGAATAGAAATAAGCTGCACTCATGCATAATATGTGTGATCAAAACTTTCTGAAAAAGGAAAGTTGGTGgcacaaaatgtgttaaaacaaattaaactgtttaaatggGGGCTTATTTAATCAATGCATAGCCAAAGCACGCTTCTGGTGAGCTCAGTAAAGCCTCTTAATCAGCGCGCAGGTCCTCGGGGGTTGAGTGATCTTGGATGATGTTGAACAGCTTTACCATCAACATTGTTTTCCAGCCACGTTATTAGTGTTCTCAGGCCACAACAAACAGTAACACTACACCTGATGTTGTGGAAGTGGAGTGGCCGCGGCGCCAGGCTGCAATGCATGACTGAGGCCAAGACGTGCgtccacacagacaggaacaagGACAGACACGGGCTGTCCCACTGGGGACGCAAAGAGATATATGGGGAGCACTTGAAGGGCTGCACACGATGTTTTCAAGATTGCCATTGATATTAGGTCAAAAATAGGAAACTCAACCTAAAAACCTCTGCTTTTAAGCAGGGGTTTTCCACATCACTGGCACCTGTTGAGCTGCTGTACCAGCTTCCATAGGGAAGATGTGATATAAATATTGCAGAAACGTCAGAATGATTATCGAGTTTTTATTCGGATGGCAGAGTAGAGGCATATGACCCATTTATAACAGTGTACATTTTTCGACAATTCCTTAACATATCTATAGTGAGGCACAAATTCAATCCCCATTAATAGTAGTATAAAAACCCACTAGAGGTCCCTGTTCTGAGGCACGACCTGGTGCAGATGTGTGGTAACAGAGGTGGACAGACTCTAGTGCAGCTAAATGTCAGATGAGTACAgctattaaaacatttgtttctctcCCGCTCAGTTAATGGGGCTGTGCATATAATGTTTCCCATTATTTGTATGAAATATTCCATCTTGAATTTCCGAAGAAACATTAAAAGCCTTGAAAACATATATTTACAGGGCTCCTCACACTGCACAGCTAAATTGCACAAAGTAAAGTAATCTTTAAACTGTATGTGTTGTCCCTTTGCTTTTGGGTCATCAactgaagactttttttttataagagaaCATAACACATTTATCCtccaattaaaaacaagaacCAGTGACAGCAACACTGTCCCTAATACTGTCCAGGTTATTTTCAGTGGCAGCAAGTAGAAGAGTCAGTAGAACAAGTTATGCattcagtgaaaaacaaaacacctgaGGCTGTGGACCAACTACAACTACAATATAGTAGTAATAGAACAGCACACACTCATTATTAAATTTCTTCAACCATCATTCATTAGTTATGCAGTCTTTTTAACATTGATATAAAGTGTTTTACTGCATTtcttaataaatatttagacattataaaaatattctggAAAAATTATTAATGTATTCCCCTTGTTGAAGGTTTTGAGACAGTCCATTTTCccttttgtattgtttgtttgtttgtttagatgtTTTCAATATATTGATTGTTATTAGTAAAGATTGagttttgtactttattttaaagtgacttatgtttttacatgtactgtaaagccCACAGTGAAGTTCACACACCACTAAGTTCTATCATCAATCAACCCAGTGGCCCGATATCTACAGTGGGGCAGTATATCTTAGCATTAactcttaacattttaaataattctatTTAATTTccagaataaaataaagttttacctCACAATAGTACAGTTTTTCTTCATAgcttagaaaatagaaaataacttgtacagttaaaaaatgttcagtttttgtggAATGTGCAAGGAAGGCGTATATAGCgaattagttttaattttctcCCATTTTCTATACACATTTAAgtagctaaaaataaaaaatttacatGTGGTCTTAAACAGCTGTTGCCAGTGTAGTAACTGAGTGAGATGTGAGTTTCATGTTAAACAAAGTTTAACAGAACCTTACATTTTCATGCAATGTTTCGGTTTCTAACAGTGTGCTCTGTGAAAAAACACACCTTGAACTGACAAACCAGAAACCTGAACTTCAAAGGAACAGGGGGAAAAACTCAGAAGTCAACTCGGAATTGTTTGGCACCTTAGGGATTTCAGGGTGTCCAGTTTGATGGGTAAATTACTTAATCACTGCAGCAACTTTCTCCGCAGGCTCAGAGCAACGCTCTCTTTTCTGTGACTCATGTTCCTTAAAAGACTTCACTATTGATACCGCGCTATGTCCCCATGCTGAAATATAAGAAGTTAGCTAAGTACAGTTTACACAAAATAGCCCTAATTAATCATACAACAATATAAGAGGCTGATAGAAGCTGAAAGAAGAGATACGCTGGTCTTGCAACGACTGAAACCAAACCCAGCCATACTGTAGCCAATAAGAACCCAAAGATACTTGTCATAATGTGGCAGACTTTTCACTCAGAGTGAGTAGAATCATTCACTAGTCATGAAAAATAGGACCCTATTCGTTCATTCTCCATAGTATCCACTGTGGTTGGAATAAGCAGGATGGTGCACTAGTGGTGAGAAATGACCTACATGTCTAACTCTACCTGTACATGGAAGTGATTACACCAATGTCAGAGTGTCTCCATGCTCTGTCCATAAATCATTCTCCTGACATCATCAATAACTTTATTTCATGGagcaataaacaataaacaaaaccaatgtgttttgtctctctctgttttgattttcactctctctcattttctctgtcGTCTTTTTACCTCTTTATATCTTATTGTAGTCGTTTTGCACCAACTTGTAGGCATTGGGCATGTAATCCAGCCACAGGGGCCCCCTGACCACTTGGGTGGCTGGACCTAGTCCTGGGCCCACTTACTTATCCATCCACAGTGTTGAGGAAGGGTGTGTGCTTGTATTCTACTTTCACAGCATACGttttaatgtacatttctgatgcaggaaagagagaaaaggcagGTGCTCAGTTCAGTCTTGGTCAGTAACACGCATGTTGTCACAGAATACATTCAAGGCAGATGGAGAGCAGGTAGGCAATGTAGGCTGAACCGCACAAATAAGGGATGTAAGTGCAGAGGCAAATTGGACAATTGCCGATACATAGTAGGTAATGACACAGGTAACAGCAGGTGTTGCATGTGGTGGAATACTGAGGCAGCCACAGGGCAAGTGGAAGTGCAGCATTTGAAAGGGCAGGGGATGTAAAAGGGGCAACAACAAGAGGCAGGTGAGAGACAAAAAACTGCAACCTAGGCAGCTACAGGCTGTGGGACAATGACAAGAAAATGACCACATGATGTCTTGGCTGGAGTTTACCACTGAAACGATGGAGGGTGTCCTTGTACatgtattgttttctttgtcccCGTTTACGTCTTGCTCTGGGACCCTGACTATATTTTGCACTTCAAGCTGTTCCAATCACTTTGCAGGAGCAGTTGTGACCCTATATTCAATCATGGGTTGGGTAAGGTCTTGGATTAATGTGTCAGTCCacaatttatttagaaataacTGTAGAAGACCAGCTCtttgtagcttttatttattaaaatgaatactGCTAATACATATTGTGTGTACATTTCATAATaatggagtttaaaaaaaaacacatgatagATGAATGCGTGTGTATAATACATAGTCTTGGCCTAAATAAATGATTGATTCattgggttttattttaaacaaagtttattttgaTGGCTTAATATTTAGTAGTTGTAGTTGAATAATATACGGCATTTTTATGCCGTATgtaatgtgcttttatttataaTGGCCAATGTCATTCTCCAAGTATTTATGGTCAGCCTTTCTTGACTGAGCCCAAgttatttaagaaaaatgttccaAATTCTTGAGGCTATAAAGAAAAATGGACAGTTAGGGGTTCTACAGGAACTGCAAGTAGAAATTCTGATCAGAGTCCAATTAGATTAGTCcaattcttttcctttcatctgttccctttcaggggtcgccacagcgaatcatccaCCTCCCTCTAACTCTACCCTCTgcatccttttcttttcaaacaactaccttcatgtcctctctcactataCCCAtacatctcctctttggtcctcctctagacctcctgcctagcagctccaacctcagcatccttctaccgatatattcacagtttctcctctgaacatgtccaaagcacctcaatctggcctctctgacttcatctgcaaaacatctaacatgaggtGTCcttctgatgtcctcattcctgatcctgtacatcctcgtcactc
This window of the Channa argus isolate prfri chromosome 11, Channa argus male v1.0, whole genome shotgun sequence genome carries:
- the nkx2.7 gene encoding LOW QUALITY PROTEIN: NK2 transcription factor related 7 (The sequence of the model RefSeq protein was modified relative to this genomic sequence to represent the inferred CDS: substituted 1 base at 1 genomic stop codon), producing MHPSSTTSTPFSVRDILKLEHHHDFENEFLTSDQVVPMHHQLMQAASWSRDFYDCQTGPCVSGVQDKVEANNSTAEEEIHEQGEMIAVNLYPHSXCSSDCDKNAKSRTRLRRKPRVLFSQSQVSELERRFRQQRYLSAPEREHLAHILKLTSTQVKIWFQNRRYKCKRQRQDKSLELVGYSPAPRRVAVPVLVRDGKLCSASASSAPYSVTFGHYNPVYGSVYGCSYPGVSLTAAQMANNPLFDITGHSEGSINHGHVQASLQSLRGW